ATCGGACTCTTCTTTCATCGTTAAGAATTAAGTGTGGTAACAAAATTCTCGAACGAGAGAGTCCATGACTCAATCCTTCAACAGACTTGAGTCCGGGTCCTGTAAACGCAATTCCTACCTAATCCATATTAAAGCCGCGACTCATGGTCGTTCCCAAGGGTATGTCGAATGTCCCTCATGCCCACAACCAGATGGTGTCTGCCCACATTGTTCTAAAGGGAGAAGCTCAGCTGTCGGCGTTCTCAAGAGACTACCAGTATGAAATTGCCAATAAATCTTTAAATTTGCGGTTGGTGGATTCTAAAGTCGTGCGACCAGGAGACGTCGTATGCATGACTCCGTACAGCGCAAATGTACATTGGTTCGCGGCCAAGCAGGATTTCGTAACGTTGTCTTTGCCGCTGGGGGATTTAGTTGCGCCCGCGCCCTCCAAACCGACAGTTGAATTGTCAGATCACCTCTTAATTTACGTCGATCCTACAGAAGCACTGCGAACTGATCGTCGCGTCAATGCACCGATCATTTCCGAGAAATCTAGCTATGAGCTTTTTCTGAATCGTAGCCTCAAGTATTTTGCCTAGAAAAAGCACGGCGCGAAACAATCGTTTGGTTACTCAATGGTCTCCCTCAAGCAAATCATTGTCGATTTGTTTTGAGGGAGTAGGCAGCGTGAAGCTTGCAAAGATTTAAGGAGTAAACTGTTTAAGGAGTAAACTTCGGACGCAGTGTTTGAGATTGGGAATCCGATCCAACACTATTCCAAAGGGGACGTCCGTTCGGGTAAAGGACAAGAAGCTGCTCGACTCCTGCGCCTTTCGTAAACGAAACCGTTTTACTTTCGTCTCCGGCAAGCGTCACACTCGCTGGAAGTTCCACAAATCCAGCTCCGCTCGAACGCAGGTTCAGCTGTCGCCACTGCTTTGGATTGTTCGAAAGGAAATCATCCGGCTCAATTGAGGAACCTGTTTGCGCACTTGTCGCGATTCGAACTGCAAGTGTTCCGGTCGATGTCAGATTCAAAGCTGATAGCGGAGTTTCCAAAACAGCAATCGTCGAGTGTTCGAACGCCTGCATTGGTTCAAGCGCCACAATTGCCGGGGTGAAGTCGAGCTTTGGTGTAGCAACTACGGGTACCGGCGACGGAACCGGAGACGGGGCAGGCGTTGGTGTCGGCGCAAGAATGGCAGCTTCATAAGCTTTTCGAATTTCTCGCGCCGATTTCATGTCGACAAGGACGCTCGCGTAGTCTTCACCGGTGAGTCCTTCAACGTATTTCTGTCGAAGACCGCCAAGCTCCTGATCGGCCTCGCGGTCACCATCTTTATCGATTAACACCGAAACTTCGCAGAGATCCCATGTCGTCATCGGTTCGTACAGTTTCGCCGCAATTTGCAGAGTCGGAACTCCGGCTTTTTCAATCACGCGGTAACCAGCTTCGGAAAGATCACAGATGCGCGATCTAAACGGATCAAGCGTTGGATCTTCTTTTCTCGCATCGGTAGCAATCTTGTTAAAGATCAGTGCTTGCCCCGAAACGGAAGACTTGTTTTTCAAAGTCAGATCAACGACGGCACCTTGGCTATCAGCCACACTTGTCGAACGAACCAAAAGGGAGTCCGCATCAATCCGTGCGACTCGGTTAGCAACGGCCAAAACCGGAACCCGAAGCGATTCAACTCCTGCGCCTTGCTGTTTAGCAATGAGCAGCGCGGAAATTTCCGCAGTCGCTTCCGCCAATTGAGTCCCATCAATCGTCAATCGGACGTCGACTGCTTTTCGCTCGCCCGCAGCAAGCTTCAAGCTAGGAGATTGTAGGATTAACTGAATACCAGGCGTCGCCTCTTGAAGCGATAACTCATAGACCACATCGGTCGCAGACAAGTTCACGAATTCGACCTGGCGGCTGACCATTTTGCGCGCCTCGATGGCCATTTCGCCAAGGGAAATCGCCGAAGGAGTTGCCAGCACCTGTGTGTCGAGTGCTTTGATAATCTGAACGCGCCCAGCTCCTTGTCGGCTAAGCGAGAGCCGTTTGCCGTCGACATCGACCATTGTTTTCGCGGTGCCCATGGCGATCGACTTGAGCTCGTTGGCACTAACGGTGGTGAACTTTTGTCTTAGCAAGGCCATCACACCGGCCATGTGTGGACCAGCCATCGACGTGCCCGACATCTGCATTCCCGCAGTTCCGCCGCCCATACGAGCAGATACGATTTTTTCTCCAGGTGCGGAAATCTCAGGTTTCAATGCACCGTCAATCGAGCGAGGGCCGCGCGACGAAAAGTCGGCCATCGTATCAATCAGCTGTGGCTTTTCGATGACTTGCGGTGCAGTCATCTCGGAAACCACATCGCCTTTTTTCATTTGCTCTTTTAGTTCGTCAGCCAATGCCTTCGTGATCATGATGCCAGGGATTTCGTACTTTGTTCCGTCACCGCCACCCATAACGATTGGATCGCTCGGCTGGTTGTTGGCTATGATCACGCCAATCGCGCCAGCTTCGGCGGCGCGTTTGATTTTGTCAGCAAACGGCACCACGCCTCGGTCGATAAACGCGATTTTTTCTTGGAGGGACAATTTTAATTCTGGGGAAAAATCTTGATCTGCAACGCCGGCATAAACGAGCGGGGCGATAATGCTTCCGCTGTCCTTGAGGGGTTTGGTGATCGTACCTTCGATGGCTTCGACCAGTATTTCAGGCTTATCGACCGTCGTGAACTTCACCGCGCGGAAACGCCAGTTGTGATCCATGTCGTCGACCGATGCGGCGACGGAAAGCGCTTCGTCGGTCGCACCCGGCGAACCAACGATGTAAGGAATATCGCCACTGTTTCCGCCCGAAGCAACGACGCTGGTTCCACCAAGCGAAAGATTGCGGATCGCTTCAGAGTAAAGGATGTGACCGCTTCCATAGCCCGAACCAAGCGATAGGTTTACAACGTCTAGGCGATCTCCAAGATCACCGTCTCCGTTTGGATCAGCCGCAAACTCGAGAGCGGCGATGACAACAGTATCGTTCGTAGATCCATCGGCGCCGAAAACTTTTAGCGCGTAAAGTGCCGCATCTGGCGCGACGCCGTCATAAGTTGTCTGACCGTCGCCAACCCCTGCGACTGTTCCTGCGACATGTGTTCCGTGTCCGCCTTCATCCATGGGATTGGTGTCGATCTTGGGAATCCGGTCTTCAAAGCTTGGCGCACCAGAATTATATTTTGTTCCGACGAAGTCGACTCCTCCCACGACTTTAGAATTGGGAAATGCTGTCGTTGGTTTTTCTGGATCAACAGCCTTAAACGCATCTTCGGTTCCTACGCCACCAAGCATCGAGTGAGTGAAGTCGATTCCACTATCGATAATGCCTACTTTCATTCCTTGACCCCGAATTCCGCGTTGATGAGCTTCGGTCCCGCCAATGAATTTTACAGAATTACGAGCCGCGAGACCTTTCGTTTCGTTGATCGCCGCAGTCTCCTCCTTTGGCAAGGTGGGACGAGCAAAGTGCCCGGCGCTTTCTATGTGTGCAACGCCGCCGACGCGACCGATTTTCTCGGCGAGTTCTTGCGGGGCCACAACCGCAAAGCCGTTAATCAACATTCGGTACCGATAAACAACTTTAATTTCAGACGAAATCGCAGCGAGTTCCTTAAGCACAAGATCTTGTTCGGCGGCGAGTGCCTTCACGAGATCGGGACTTGCCGACAGGACGCCATTTTCTTTTTTGAGGCTTGTAAATAAAGGCGCAGATTTTAGTTTCACCAGAAAAAACGCGTGGGAATCGGGCGTCGGGCGAGTGCTAAAAATCGCCTGCCAGTCGAATGATGAATTTGGGACTAAAAGTGGGTGTTCAGCCGACGGTTTGGGGCTGCAAGCCGGCATTGCTATTGCGATCAAACCCAAAACCGAAACACGATGCAGCATTCTTTTGAACATTCAGTCCCCCCTCGTGAACCGCCATAAAAGCAGGTGCGAATTAAGCGGCGTTGCACTTAATGTGCAAGCTAATGTGCTGAGTAAGGCTGGCTCAACGCGCCCATTAGCATCGCATTTCGCCTTCTATTGGTGACCAAATGAGCCTGACTTTGGTCCGGTACAATGAATGACGGGGTGCGCGACTGGTGAGTGGTGCCATGACTGCACTCAGCAATACCTAAGATTTTCCTGCACCATAGTAGGGAATTGCCAAGCTGGTCCAAGGAAGCAATGAAGTTTCAAGTCGGCTAGCTGACCATGATTCCATGGCTAAGGCCCTTCCAAAATGACCGAGAGCAGTTTCCATCGCGAGCTTCTTGCGATTTCCTCAGATTTACTTGGTGTACTTCGATCTGACGGAGTGCTGACGTTTTCCAATGAATTTTGGATGAACCGGTTGTGCGCGAGCGGTGATCAGTGTGCTGGTTTAAATGCGAATGACTTCGTTCATATAGAAGACTTGGAAGAGTTTAATCGCAATTCGAAGCTCGTAAGCGAACTTTCAGGCCCGATGATTTTCGAGGGGCGAGTCAAGTCGCGATCTGGCCATGCGATTTGGATGCGTTGGCGGTTTGAAAAATCAGAGAGTAGCCCGGTCGTTTTGATTTGCGGAAAAGACATAACGGACGAGAAAACGTCGAGCACTCAACTTCGGCAAATTGAACAGGTTTCCAATATCGGTAGCTGGGAAATTGACATGGAGACGATGGAGCTCTGCTGGTCTGCCGAGACGTACGCGATTCACGAACTTGATC
The nucleotide sequence above comes from Deltaproteobacteria bacterium. Encoded proteins:
- a CDS encoding S8 family serine peptidase, with product MFKRMLHRVSVLGLIAIAMPACSPKPSAEHPLLVPNSSFDWQAIFSTRPTPDSHAFFLVKLKSAPLFTSLKKENGVLSASPDLVKALAAEQDLVLKELAAISSEIKVVYRYRMLINGFAVVAPQELAEKIGRVGGVAHIESAGHFARPTLPKEETAAINETKGLAARNSVKFIGGTEAHQRGIRGQGMKVGIIDSGIDFTHSMLGGVGTEDAFKAVDPEKPTTAFPNSKVVGGVDFVGTKYNSGAPSFEDRIPKIDTNPMDEGGHGTHVAGTVAGVGDGQTTYDGVAPDAALYALKVFGADGSTNDTVVIAALEFAADPNGDGDLGDRLDVVNLSLGSGYGSGHILYSEAIRNLSLGGTSVVASGGNSGDIPYIVGSPGATDEALSVAASVDDMDHNWRFRAVKFTTVDKPEILVEAIEGTITKPLKDSGSIIAPLVYAGVADQDFSPELKLSLQEKIAFIDRGVVPFADKIKRAAEAGAIGVIIANNQPSDPIVMGGGDGTKYEIPGIMITKALADELKEQMKKGDVVSEMTAPQVIEKPQLIDTMADFSSRGPRSIDGALKPEISAPGEKIVSARMGGGTAGMQMSGTSMAGPHMAGVMALLRQKFTTVSANELKSIAMGTAKTMVDVDGKRLSLSRQGAGRVQIIKALDTQVLATPSAISLGEMAIEARKMVSRQVEFVNLSATDVVYELSLQEATPGIQLILQSPSLKLAAGERKAVDVRLTIDGTQLAEATAEISALLIAKQQGAGVESLRVPVLAVANRVARIDADSLLVRSTSVADSQGAVVDLTLKNKSSVSGQALIFNKIATDARKEDPTLDPFRSRICDLSEAGYRVIEKAGVPTLQIAAKLYEPMTTWDLCEVSVLIDKDGDREADQELGGLRQKYVEGLTGEDYASVLVDMKSAREIRKAYEAAILAPTPTPAPSPVPSPVPVVATPKLDFTPAIVALEPMQAFEHSTIAVLETPLSALNLTSTGTLAVRIATSAQTGSSIEPDDFLSNNPKQWRQLNLRSSGAGFVELPASVTLAGDESKTVSFTKGAGVEQLLVLYPNGRPLWNSVGSDSQSQTLRPKFTP